The following nucleotide sequence is from Aspergillus luchuensis IFO 4308 DNA, chromosome 1, nearly complete sequence.
TTGGCCGAGCTGGATATGCGGCACCCTGCTCATAGAAATGTCCAGGATATTGTCTCTGAGCTtccggagatgatgatggaggttCCTGGATGGGCCTATGCCCTTCCACAAAAGGATCGGTGCCGGTTGGGGATGCAGGAGTTTCATAGTATTGACCTTCCGTCACCGCTGTGGTTCTCGCGGCGCTCTCACCACTTGCGTATGGGCTTTCTCGGGTTGGCGGGCGATTGGTATTATGCCGACTGGCGGGGCCTGGGATCATCGGTACGACCTGTACGCCTCCGACTAATGTAGGTTCTCCATTCCGGAGGGATGTAGTGCGGTCGCGTTCTTCTTGTTCGCGCCGACCCAATTCTTCCCATGCGCGGCGGGCCTCGTCTTTGGAAATTTGCAACTCACGGCGCATTTCTTTCAGCAGCTCTTCGGCGCGTGACTTGTCGCTCTCTGCTTTCTGCAGTGAAGTGAGAGCATCAGACCGGGCTTGTCTCTCAGTCCTAACCTGCCTCTCTAGTTCCGCTAACAACTCTTTCGAGCGTTCTTGTTCAGCACGAGTGTCAAAGAACCAACGCTGGAACTTCCGCTCCGATGAGGCCCGCAGGCGTTGCAACTCGACAACAGCATGGAAGAGGTTGGCTCCAGCGGCAGAAAGGTCCGTCACCTGGCGCGCCATTTGTTGATTAAGAGGATCGCGCTCGAGCGCTTCATTATTCTGCTCCAGCTTGCGGATCCAGTAACCAGTCAAACCCTCCCAGTGGGACGAGAGTGTTTCCCATCGTTCGAAGGCGTGAGGAAACGGAATTCTACGAGATTGTTGTTGGGCTTGGGAACTTGGCTGTTCAGACGCCGCCTGAGCTGCCTGCTTGGACCACCCGGCAGAGCTCTGCGGGGCAGCCTGAGGCTGTTGAGATGCACTAGGCTGCCCAGCCGAGGTAGTCGGCCTCAGCGGTCCATGTGCACCACCAGTTCCAGGGATAGACGCAGAGGCTTGAGGCTCTGGTCGTTTCGTGGTTGTGGAAGACCGCTCTGGGATTTGCGTCCTTCGTTGCGAGTTTCTGTCACCGGCAACGCCAGCAGCATAAGCTGGACCGGGCCTATTCTGCTCCTGTTGCTGTCTGCGCTCGatctcatcctgctcccTATCCCTCGCCTCCTGCTCTGCTTTCTTGCGAGCCTCTCGATCCCGACGTTGCCTCATGATATCCGTGGGCGTCCGCAAACCACTTGCAGGGTGTGGGTTGACAGGGACCGGGCCTTGAGTGGCGCGAGTAGATCCATTCTGAGTACGGCCATTGGCTCCAAAGCCTGACGGACCGGGGGCACCCGCGACGTCAGACATGGGCGCATTCACTTCTTCCCAGTCTACCGTAAACGGAATTGGTTTGCGAAGTGCTTCCTCCAAGGTCCAGAGAATAGCAGACGCGGTGCGCGGGGAGATACTGGTTGTCCTATGGGGCCAGTACGATTCACCTGGTCGCCGGGAGGATTCCTCTTCCGAGTCggcctcgtcgtcgtcttcttcggtttGCGCCTCAGACAGTGCTGGACGCAGAGCAGCGAGACCACTTTGGTGTTCCGAAACGGGTCGCACGACCACCGGTATAGTCTGTTCTACCTGAGATGGCCTTCCGGAACCATATACGGACGGAGGTCGCTGGGAAAGTCTGGCTGTTCTCCGCAATGAACGAGTGCTGCCGACAGCGCTCGAGGGTCGAAGTGACGGATGATGGGTAGAGTCAGGAAGGACACGGGAAGCAGCCTGCTGCTGGCGTTGCGGTGAAAGGGTCGTAAATGTTGTAGGGTCGTTAACGTCGTAGGTCTCGTCAAAGTCGGCGCGATTGCGATGAGACACcgctgaagatggaggatgctGAAACGGGATATGCGACGACAACGTGGGTGCGAATTGGGATTCGGCCCTCACAGAATGGGACCAGGAACGAGAGCCCTGCAACCAGACGTGGGTTTTGACAGCGTGTCAGGAGAAATATGCACAGCTCCAGCAGTATCTCAGTATCTAGCACTATCCAGCACACAAGATGAACCCGCCGCTGTGTATGTCCGATGGGTTAGCACAAAGAATGCTGCACAGTGGGTATTTTCATTCGAAACACGACAGAATACAGAATAGTAATGGGGCGCGTGGAAGCAGTTCAGAGCGAGCCACGCAGATTGAGGGTGAGAGGGGACTTTGAAGGCAGTGGCTGGTCGAATAGGGAGACGCCGTCGCAGAATTACGATGGCTGGGAAATCGGGAAGACAGTTGCAGCGACGGGATCTTACCTGTACCAGGAAGCGCCCTGCAGACCGCAACGAGCACCGCTAGAGGCTCGTAGCAGTCATGGAGCAGAGCAAGAAAGCCCAATGGCTCCCGCGGAGGATTCAAGGCCGGGTAGCAGCGGTCTGAGTTGTATGAACAACAGCTAACTGTGAGGCGGGCGACGGAgggtggaaaaggaagggaaattgGAACGGGAAAAGATCGGGAAAATCGACGAGGAGCGCGTTGTCAGTCACGCCGGGCacccaaaaaaaaaataaaaaatccACCCTCCCGATCGATGAAATAGACTGATTCTCTGGATCTGCACTACCACCCCCAACTGCACCGAATTCAGTCTCTGATGTTCGCCGCAGGCACTTAAGAAGGATGGTTGACCCGCCGATGGCCGAGATTCACAACACTGCAGGCCAAGATAATTCTTACCACACGCCTTTTCTTCCCACCTTCAATGTACAAAAGGTCGCACAGATAGACTACGATGATTCAGATGGCCCGTTGGTTGGACAACAAACTAATTGTCTACCCAAGGTGAATCAA
It contains:
- a CDS encoding uncharacterized protein (COG:S;~EggNog:ENOG410PJKH) — protein: MSDVAGAPGPSGFGANGRTQNGSTRATQGPVPVNPHPASGLRTPTDIMRQRRDREARKKAEQEARDREQDEIERRQQQEQNRPGPAYAAGVAGDRNSQRRTQIPERSSTTTKRPEPQASASIPGTGGAHGPLRPTTSAGQPSASQQPQAAPQSSAGWSKQAAQAASEQPSSQAQQQSRRIPFPHAFERWETLSSHWEGLTGYWIRKLEQNNEALERDPLNQQMARQVTDLSAAGANLFHAVVELQRLRASSERKFQRWFFDTRAEQERSKELLAELERQVRTERQARSDALTSLQKAESDKSRAEELLKEMRRELQISKDEARRAWEELGRREQEERDRTTSLRNGEPTLVGGVQVVPMIPGPASRHNTNRPPTRESPYASGESAARTTAVTEGQYYETPASPTGTDPFVEGHRPIQEPPSSSPEAQRQYPGHFYEQGAAYPARPTSENDDRSYGPSIASSEQGEEEAGSSYRRNPQGQSTAYQPAMSEASDEYEHGSVEEGGYPPSSMPTTSGPLYGGYTQSVDYSGSGWGVGTGWESVTPRHRHPTRLSDVIEEEEPRTTPSRASLASRSVQ